The Megalops cyprinoides isolate fMegCyp1 chromosome 11, fMegCyp1.pri, whole genome shotgun sequence genomic sequence TGAAAAGCTCGCTACAATTCAGGCTACGcatcattaataaaacatttggcacctgtgctgtttttgtagGCTGTGTAGTATTGATGACAACTGTAAAATCCAGATGAGGCTCACACTTTGTTATGCCATATTACTTCAAAAGTACGACTTTTAGTGGAATAAAAAGTGTCTAACACGCAAAGTTTTGAAAATACGTAGATACATTCATAACATGTTGTGGTAAAACTTGTCAATGAACGAGCCGAACTTTTCTGTTTTGGATTATCGTAAGATATAATTTTGATTAACATTCTGATTCGAAAACGACAACACTTTTCCAAAAGAGTGTAGTCGGCCTACACCAAAATTTTACACAACATTGTTATGTTGTACATCATATACacttcgtgtgtgtgtgtgtaaactaCGTTATGTTGAGTAGCACAAGGCCGACTTTTTTTCGCAGAGTATAATTCATTTGGATACTTTTTGCATATTCTTAGATGTTTTCAACGTAAGCCTCGTTTGATTAGCATAGATAATTAAACCGGAGtcaaatgcaataatgtaaaattattaataCTAACTGAAGCACTTGCATATGCAAATAACCTGTATCTTGTTCTGCCAAAAGGGTGTCGGCCATATAAATAAATTGGTAAATATCATTTGGCTTTGTTTGTCTGAAGCGGAGGACGAATATGgtgatgctgctgctgatgatgatgataatgatgtgAATGTTCATGTCATCATTTGACCTTTATTTCTATAGCCTGCCTTACACATGCTTGGAACCAGTCCGGTGTCAAGCTTTTGTACTGTTTATATACTTGACTGTACTTTCTATTGTTCATATGCTTGACTACACTTTTTCTCATGAAATAATTCTTTTACTTGCAAGTTAAGTATCAAGACAATTGTGATGATGATTGAACCAAGAGTGATTTACTGGGAGCATGTAAAAGAGCCAACACTTTAATGCAATACAATAACCGGTGAAATTGGTGAGATTCCAGTCATGTTGCATGACAGGAGGCAGAAGAGTGGGCAATGGAGGTAGCCTGGATGAATAGAGACAGCATGACATGGTCATCATCATAGTTTTCTTCGTCTCTATCATCTTCATCATCGTCAGTATCAGCGTGCTGGCATTCACTGTAGCCCCTGGATGGCCGGTCTGGAACATTCTATAATACCACAAGTCCTTAAACTCAAAAGGCATTCTGGAATCTGAATTCTGTCACACCTTTTCTTTTCAcgtgaaataaagaaaaaaaaaggctctcACAAGGAAACAGAGTCACCGCTTTTATGAAAACCTTACCctgttctgtgttctctgtgtaaGAGGAGCACCGGGTCACCATGTCCGGTTCGGATCTGCCGCCGAGCTACGACGATTCGTGCCGACCCCTCTACGACCCTCTGACGGGGCATTACTCCTACCCTCCAGCATATGGCCCACCTGCTCATCAAAGCCAGGGTCAACCTGCCCTGTACCCCCCTGACGCAGGTGTGATCCCTGCCGGATCTCAGCCCTCAGCGCCACAGCTGGGGCGTCCAGGTGCACCCCCCCAAACAGCCATGCCACACATGGTGCCCCCGGTAATCCCTCCCATGATGCCCTCCACCAGCCCAGACTCAGGTAAGCAGTatatacattaacatttacatttgttcatttggctgacgcttttatccaaagcaacttacaagcgcagcagagtacaacacaattaaaggccatacaaggagtcacaataataGAAGCGCCGAATGgccaagtttcagtagttggcttgacaaggtacaagctagctggcacaaaagtgcattaaaccattccaattatattttaaaaccatCTAAAAGTCTTCTTTTTTAAGGAGCACAGAGTTTAGGAActaagaaattgctttagatgGTAATGATTCAGGTGATcacggaagagctgtgtcttcaggtgttaaaaatagtgagggactcggcagaacagatgaagtgtgaAAGGTCATTCTACCACTgggggacaacggcagagaaagttctggatagtgaacAGCAGCTCACTGCGAGGAGAAGGAAACCCCACCTATGTGATCAGGAGGGCAGTGTTGTTTCTTTGGTGCAGGgctctgccacacacacctTTGAGTTTGAACTGGTAGATGTGTCAATATTTGCCTCTAATCATTTCCCAAGGAGTGTACTCTCTGCGGTACCTTAATGCTGCAGCAGATGATTTCAgttctctttcctttctgcaGCATTTCCATTTAAGTGCTCAATTTTACTGTatatgattattgttattattgttattttgttgtcgAAGTGAATGCCGATGCACTTAGATGTGACTTTACAGTGAAATACAGTATTACCTCTGTTGAAACCAATTTCCCCTTTGGAATTAATATGGGTTATTCTGTTCTATGGTAAATGTAATATGATTGTTTTGTAGAAGCTTAACTGTCCTCTAACTCTTTATACCTCAAGAAGTGCTTTTTGATCCTCATGAAAAGAGGTTCATAAGTTCCTCCTCCTGCATTATGATGGACACAGTAGTATGACTCACAGGAGATACTGGCCTGAGTGCACGGTTGAAATTGAAGGACTAAATGTTTCGAAGGTCCAGAACCGGTGGACCACTGTGTGAGTTGGTTGTAATTTTAACATGCCTCAGGTAATCAGTGTTAATCAATGCTACTTGGCTGCTGATATGGACTTGACATCTCTTTAGAGTCACCAGTCCTCAGTCATCTTGAGTCATTCTGATAAATGAAACACACCCCTGACTGCATAATTATTTCACTGTGAACTTATCAGAGATAAAATGTGATATCAGCACAAGGCCAGCTTTCAGTTAGCTAAGGGAGGGCTAATCCTGGCGCTTCTCAGGATCAGTGCAGCTTTGTTGCAAGGTCATTGTCTAGCTACAGAGTGCTTGGGTTGACAAATGAGGAATTTTTAAAgcatataaattaaaatgaagatgTTTGTAGTTATCTGTCATGCTATTCCCATTGTATGTATGGGAAGCTACATGAATGTATCTTCAAAGCTGTTTGGGGAATTTTCAGTGTACCTTTGATGGGAAGAAATATCTACACTCATAACAAAATTCAATCCTAACAGGTGTCAATAGTTTTGGAGTGATTCACATGGAGACTAACTGAAAGTTGTTTTCTTCATGTACTGTTCCTCATGTGACCTTATCATGTACACTTTTCTACCATTGTCTTATAttttgctcttgataagagcatttgccaaGTGACTAAACCCTAAAAGCTTTCTTCAAACCTAATGAATTGAGCCCAGTGGGAACTAAAACTGGTGCACACTAGGGGTCCACCAGGACCAGTCTTGAGTAGACACAGACTTGACTCAATGTCTTTATGCATGCCACAGGAGCCACTGAGGGGTTCACAGCGGCTGGCACCTGGGACAGCATGAGTGTTAGACATGCATTTGTCCGAAAAGTAAGAGATGCTCATACTGTTTTAATTTACGCAAGTGTGTATGAAATGTTCTGTGCAGAGTTTTTCTGTACCAACGTGCAAGGCGAGAAAACCTTAGGACAGTATTCTGTCAGTGAACATGTATTTGGCGTACAGAGTATGACCTTAACTCCTGTCAGAATCAATTGTATGCATTTATCTTATTCCTTTAGATTATTAATtctaatataataattttaataataagtTAAAAGCGGAAACATATCAATACATTGAACAATTTTGTTGCAATGTATTATTtacttgtgtgttttattttgctaGTTTACTCTGAAAGCTCTGGCCTAAAATGAAAAGGTGAATAAAAAAAGTTGTGTAGGACAGATTAAATTAGTGTGTTAGATTACTAGAAAAACACTTTGTGTGACAGTGCAAGTTCAGAACTGGAGTTGATACTGAAAAgtattcctctgtgtgtgtgggtaaagGACTCTGTTCTCTGTTGCCTTTGACAGGTTTACCTTATTTTGGCTTCTCAGCTGTTTGTCACAGTGGCAATTGTGGCTGTCTTCACCTTTGTGTACGTGGGTATAAATACAATTCTTATAATACCTGCAAATTAGCAAGATACTTACAATACATGGTTATTGCTTTCTTGGTTTTTATAATGCCTTTAATATTATACTTTTGTCATGAATGATttctttgttgaaatgtttgtcaGAGGAATCACAAATTAATTGTCAGTACCGATACTAGAGGTGGTGCCGTGCATGCCAACACAATTAAACGTGTATAAtactttcattaattttttttattggttaaGTGTAACTTTCTGTATGTAAccttaaatgtaaaatgtttttttgtttgtttgtttgccttgtgTAGCAGACAGGTTAATCTGTTTGTGATCAGAAATCCAGGGGTGTATTGGGCTTCATAGTAAGTACTTCTGTATTCACGCGCCTGCACAAACTTTGTGTTCACCAAGATTTGCTATCCATAATTTATAAGgattatttaatataattcatTCAACCACCCATTTTATAATGCCATGCTGTCTACTCTCTGTATTAATGAATCATATTCATGAACGCTTCAAACAAATGATAATTTCTTGTGGTGATGTCAGTATTATCTAAATTGAGAGATGcagtgagagactgagacaCTTGCAATGTTCTTTGCTGTTAAAGAGATGAAGATATGCAAAAATCTTGACATAAGCATTCATTAAAAGGTGAGGGCCCTTTAACTGACAGtttgaaatatttgcttttctCCAGTGCTGTTTACCTGGTTACATACATCGTTCTTGCCTGCTGTAAAGGACCAAGGTGGGCTGGACTGTTAAGTCTTTCAAAGTATCACAAATTGGGGTAATTACGTTGCTTAACAGCCCCCTCTATTTGCAGGAGACGTTTCCCCTGGAATGTAATACTCCTTTCCATATTTGTAAGTAAATAACTGAGCACCTCTTGGTGGACAAGGGGAGGTAAGAAAACAGTTTGGACTAGGAAATAGTATATGAGGTTTGGTTGTGGAATGTATTGCAGTCGAGGTAATCAGTTATTA encodes the following:
- the LOC118785385 gene encoding protein lifeguard 3-like; amino-acid sequence: MSGSDLPPSYDDSCRPLYDPLTGHYSYPPAYGPPAHQSQGQPALYPPDAGVIPAGSQPSAPQLGRPGAPPQTAMPHMVPPVIPPMMPSTSPDSGATEGFTAAGTWDSMSVRHAFVRKVYLILASQLFVTVAIVAVFTFVRQVNLFVIRNPGVYWASYAVYLVTYIVLACCKGPRRRFPWNVILLSIFTLAMSYMTGTIASYYSTKAVFLALGITMIVCILVTIFCFQTKVDITKCTGLLCILGMVFIVTGIITAVVLAFKYVPWLQMVYAAIGAIVFTLFLVYHTQLLIGNRKHAISPEEYVYAALSIYVDIIQIFLFVLQIIGFSSNQS